The Pseudomonadota bacterium nucleotide sequence CCCGCCCCCATCACGCGGCGGATCCTGCGGGACAGCTCGCGCGTCACCTCGCCTGAAAACTCGGCGCGGCGAGGCTCGTGACGATCTTCGTCGACAAACGCGGCGAGCTCCCGGCGCGCGAGGACGCGCTCCGCCCCGTCCTCACCGAGCAACGCGCCCACCGCGAGCCACGGCGGGGCTTCCTCCAACCCGAGATACGCGCGGTGGCTCGACCAATCGCTGTCGGCGGCGCGCTCCACGAGCCCGGCCCGCACGGGGTTATTGTGAACATATCGCAAGAGGGCGAGACCGTGCGTCTCGGCGTGCACCAGCACGCTCTTCGGGCGATCGGCGAACACTGCGCCGAGGCCATTGCGCCTCGCATTTACCCACTGCGCGAATCCGGAGTGCACCGATTTGGTGAAACGCCCGAGCGGATCCGCACCGAGCTGCAGTACCAAGTGAACGTGCGAGGACATCAAGCAGTACGCGATGACCCTTGCCGAGGACTTTTTCGCGGCAACGCCGAGAAAGCGCAGGTACGCGGCGCGGGCGCCTTCCAGATTCATGTAGTACTCGCCGTCGCGGAATCGCGAGATGACGTGGAACAAACCGCCGACGACGTGGGGACGCGCATACCTCGGCATCGCGTCAGAGTGACAGTGCGTCGGCTCCCGGTCAATTAGTAAACTTTTAAGGACCGTCCCTCATCACTTCCGCTATCCTGCCACGATGCCGATGGAGAAGATCCTGGTGGTCGAGGACGAGGCGGACCTCGTCGAGCTCATCCGGTACAACCTCGCCAAGGAGGGGTTCCAGGTCCGCGACGCGGGCACCGGCGAGGCGGCGCTCCGGCTCGCGACAGCGGAGCCGTTCGACGTCGTCCTGCTCGACCTCATGCTGCCCGGCATCGACGGGCTCGAGGTCTGCCGCAGGCTCAAGGCCGATCCGCGGACCGGACGCCTCCCGATCATCATGGTGACCGCCAAGGGCGAGGACGCGGACGTCGTCGCCGGGCTCTCGCTCGGCGCGGACGACTACGTCGCCAAGCCGTTCTCCCCCAAGGTGCTCGTGGCCCGCGTGCGCGCGGTGCTGCGCCGGATCGAGGCCGCGTCGGGGCCGCAGCCCGAGATCCTCGTCGTCGGCGAGATCTCCATCTCGAAGGAGCGGCGGGAGGTGCTCGTACGCGGGCGTCCCGCCGGGCTCACGACCCGCGAGTTCGACCTGCTCGCGCTGCTCGCGCATCGACGCGGTTGGGTGTTCACGCGCGGCCAGATCGTCGACGCCGTGTGCGGCGAGGATCGGGACGTCACCGACAGGGCCGTGGACGTGCAGATCGTCGGCCTGCGCCGGAAGCTGGGAACGGCGGGCAAGCTGGTCGAGACCGTCCGCGGCATCGGCTACAGGCTGAAGGACTGAGCGCATGAAGAAGCGACGCTCGCTGATCTGGTTCCTGTACCCGGCGTTCCTCGCGGTGGTGCTCGCGACGCTGATCGCCGCTGCCTGGAACGTCTCCGGCATGATCGAGCGCTGGAGCCTCGAGCAGACCGAGGTGTCGCTCGAGGCGGAGGCGTGGCTGTTCTCGGCGGCCGCCGAGCAGCTGCTCGCGCCTTCGCGGGAAGGAGAGCTGCAGCGTCTCTGCCAGGGGTACGGCCGGCGCACCGGGATCCGGCTCACGGTGGTCCTCCCGGACGGGACGGTGATCGCCGACAGCGAGGAGGACCCCGCCCGGCTCGAGAGCCACGCCGACCGGCCCGAGATCGGGACCGCGCGCGCCGGCAGGGTCGGGACGGCGGTCCGCCCGAGCGTGACGACGAAGCGCGACACGTTCTACGTCGCCGTGCCGATCCGGGCGGACGACGGCGTGCGCGCCGTGGCCCGCGCCGCGGTGCCGATGGCGCAGGTGCACGAGCTGTACGAGTCCGAGCTCGCGAGCATGGCGGCCGGCGGTGTCATCGTGCTCGCCTTCGCCGCGATCCTCGCCTGGCTCGTCGCCCTCTTGCTGAACCGGCCGCTGCGCCGCTTGCGGACGGGGATCGACAGGTTCGGCGCCGGCGAGCTCTCCCACCGCCTGTTCGTCTCCGGGATAGAGGAATACGGCGCGCTCGCCGAGGCGATGAACCGGATGGCCGGCCAGCTCGAGGAGCGGGTGCGCACGATCACGGAGCAGCGCAACGAGCTCGAGGCGGTGCTCGCGGGGATGGCGGAGGCGGTGATCGTCGTCGACGCGGACGACAGGCTCGTGCGCATGAACCGCGCGGCGGGGCTCCTGTTCGGCGTCAACCCGGAGGGGGTCCGCGGCAAGGCGCTCTACCGCGTCCTGCGCGATCCGGATCTCACCAACCTTCTGAACAAGACCCGGGCCGGCGCGGACGTCGTCGAGGCGGAGATCGCGCCGCGCGTCACCGGCGAGCGGATCCTCCAGGCCCACGGGACCCACCTGCCGGACGATCGCGGCCGCCCGGCCGGCGCGCTCGTCGTGCTGCACGACGTGACCCGCCTGAAGAAGCTCGAGACGATGCGGCGCGAGTTCGTGGCGAACGTGTCCCACGAGCTGCGCACGCCGATCACGAGCATCAAGGGGTTCGTGGAGACGCTCAAGGACGGCGCGCTCGCGGACCCGGAGAACGCGCGGAAGTTCCTCGACATCGTCGCCCGCCACGCGGACAGGCTGAACGCGATCATCGAGGACCTCCTCTCGCTGAGCCGGCTGGAGCGCGAGGCGGAGCTCGGCGAGATCGTCCGTGAGCCCGCGCGGCTCAGGCCGATCCTCGAGGCCGCGATCGCCCTGTGCGCGCCGCTCGCGAGGGAGCGGAAGATCCGCGTCGACCTCGACTGCGACGGCGCGCTCGAGGCCCGGGTCAACCCGGCCCTCCTGGAGCAGGCCGCGGTCAACCTCCTGGACAACGCCCTGAAGTTCAGCGGGCCCGAGACGACGACGCGGGTGGCCGCGCGCCGGGACGAGGCGTCCCGGGAGATCGCGATCGAGATCCGGGATCAAGGCTGCGGCATCCCGGCGGAGCACATCCCGCGCATCTTCGAGCGGTTCTACCGGGTCGACAAGGCGCGCAGCCGCACCCACGGCGGCACCGGGCTCGGGCTCGCCATCGTCAAGCACATCGCCCAGGTGCACGACGGCTTTGTCAACGTCGATAGCGAAGTCGGCAAGGGGAGCGGCTTCACGATCCGGCTCCCGGGGTGAAGCCGGCCCCGGTCGGGGTTGACATTAGTTAAGCATATGCTTAACTAACCAGCATGACCGAGGCTTCGAAAGAGCGCGTGCGGGACGCGGAGCAGGTGGCGGCGCTCCTGAAGTGCCTCGCCCACCCCGCGCGGCTGATGGCCGTCTGTCACCTGCTGCGCGGGGAGCGGTACGCCTCGGAGCTGTCCGATCGCCTGGGAACCACGAAGGCCAACCTCTCGCAGCACCTCGCGGCGCTCATGGCAGCGGGGGTGCTGTCCCGCGAGGAGCGGGGCAACCGCAACTACTACACGCTCGCCGACGACCGCGTCAGGGGACTGATAGCGTTCCTGGAGGCGAGCTTCTGCCCAGACGGCGGCCTGACCGCCAAGGAGAAAACCGATGCCCGACCTGAAAGACGTGAAAGCCCAGAAGACCGTCGACGCGCGCGCCATGGCCTGCCCCGGCCCGCTGCTCGAGGCGAAGAAGGCGATCGGCGGCGTCGCGGTGGGTGAGGTCCTCGAGATCCTGTCCGGCGACAAGGGGAGCCGGGAGGACATCCCCGCGTGGTGCAAGAAGACCGGGCACGAGTACATGGGCGTCCTCGAGCGCGACGGGCACGACGCGCTGTTCCTGCGGCGCAAGAAGTGATGCACGAGAAGATCCTGCTCGTGACGACCAACTCGAGCTCGTACCCCGGCGCGAACACCGTCGGCCAGGCGCGGCTCCAGTACTCGCCGGACGCGTACATCATCCGCGTGCCGGACCCGGTCATGCTGCCCGAGAGCTTCTACCTCGACGGCTTCGCCAAGGGCCTCGGCGGGATCATCGTCATGAGCTCGGGCTCGGACTGCCCGTACGAGGGCGCGTACCCGAGGCTCGCGGAGCGGATCAACCGGGTCTACGTCCAGATGCGCGAGCGCGGCATCGCGGCCGGCCGCCTCAAGCTGACGACGATCTGCACCGTCTGCAAGGCGGCGTTCCTCAAGGAGATCGACGAGATGCGCAAGACGTTGGACGGGCTCGAGGCCGGGGGCGCGCCGTGAGGGCGGACGCCCTCGTCGTCGGCGCAGGGATCGCCGGCCTCCAGGCCGCGCTCGATCTCGCGGATCGCGGTCGGAAGGTCGTGATCGTCGAGCGGGAGCCCAGCATCGGCGGCCGGATGATCAACCTGTCGAAGGTCTTCCCGACGCTCGACTGCGCGAGCTGCATCACGACGCCGCGCATGGCCCAGGCGGCGCACCACGAGGGGATCACGACGCTCACGTTCTCGGAGATCGAGGCGCTGCGCGACGTCGACGGGCGGTTCGCGGCGACGATCGTGCGGAAGCCCCGGCACGTCCGTGAGGCCGACTGCATCGGCTGCAAGCGGTGCGAGGAGGCCTGCCCGATCTTCCTGCGCGACGACTTCGAGCACGGCCTCGGCGCCAAGAAGGCGATCTCGATCCCGTTCACGAACGCCATCCCGCAGCTGCCGGTGCTGGATCTCGAGCACTGCACGCTGTGCGGCGCCTGCGCCCGCGCGTGCCCGACGGACTGCATCGACTACGATCAGCAGCCCGAGCGGCTCGAGGTCGAGGTGGGCGCGGTGATCGTCGCCAGCGGCTACGATCTGACGCCCAAGGACGCGAAGCCGCAGTACGGCGCGGGCCGCTTCCCCAACGTCATCACCTCGCTCCAGGCGGAGCGCCTGCTGGCGCCGCACGGGCCGTTCGGCAAGGCGCTGCGCCCTTCGGACGGCAAGCTGCCCGACAACATCGCGTTCGTCCAGTGCGCCGGCTCCCGCGACGCGAGCCTGGGCGTGCCCTACTGCTCGCGGGTCTGCTGCATGTACGCCATCAAGCAGGCGATGCTGCTCTCGGGCTCGCTGCCGCTCGCGGACATCACGATCTACTACATGGACATCCGCGCGTTCGGCAAAGGCTACGAGCAGTTCTTCCAGAACGCCAAGGCGATGGGGATAAGCTTCGTGAAGGCCAAGGTCGGCCGGATCCGGGAGATCGAGGATCACGACCTCGAGCTGCGCATCGAGCGCCAGGAGGACGCGAGCGATCCGGCGACCGCGCGCCACGACCTCGTGATCCTCTCGCTCGGCCTCGCGCCGAGCAGCCCGTCCGCGCTGCCGATCTGCGGGATCGCGGCGGCCGAGGACGGCTTCGCGCTCGCGCCCGACGCCCCGCTGGCCCCGACGCGGACGACGCGGCGCGGGGTCTTCGCCGCCGGCGCGGCGACCGGGCCGAAGGACATCGTGGACACGGTGGTGGAGGCGAGCGCCGCCGCGGCGGAGGTCGAGGCGTGGCTCCTGGAGAGCGGGTGGCGGGCATGAGCGAGAAGAAGCGGCCGCGCGTCGGCGTGTACGTGTGCCACTGCGGAGGCAACATTTCGGACGTCGTCGACGTGAAGAAGGTCGCGGAGGCGCTGTCGAGCCGCGGCGAGGTGAGCGTCTCCCGCGAGTACGCCTTCATGTGCTCCGACGCCGGCCAGAAGCTGATCACGGAGGACCTCGAAGCCGGCCGCATCGATCGGGCCGTCGTCGCGGCCTGCTCGCCGGCGCTGCACGAGCTGACCTTCCGCAAGGTGCTCGAGCGATCGTCGAAGAACCCTTTCCTGTTCGAGCACGTGAACATTCGGGAGCAGGCGAGCTGGGTCCACAAGGGGGAGCCCGCCCAGGCGACGCGGAAGGCGATCCGGCTCGCAAAGGCGGGCGTCGCCAAGGTCGCGCTCCAGGAGCCGCTCGATCCCATCCGCGTGACCGCGACGCACCGGGCGCTGGTCGTCGGCGGCGGGCCGTCCGGGCTGGCCTCCGCTCTCGCGCTGGGCCGAGCGGGGATCGACGTCACGCTGGTGGAGCGCGGTCCGGCGCTCGGCGGCCGGCTCGCGGAGCTCGGCGCGGTCTACCCGGAGCGCCGCGAGGCGAGCGATCTCGTCGCGCGGCTCGCCGACGCCGTGGCCACGGACCCGCACATCCGCGTCGCGCTCGAGACCGAGGTCCAGAGCGTCGGCGGCTACGTGGGCCGGTTCGAGGCCGCGCTCTCGAACGGCGAGCGCGTGGCGGCCGGGGCCCTGATCCTCGCCACCGGCGCCGACAGCTACGCGCCCGCAAAAGGGGAGCTCGGATACGGCGAGCCCGGGGTCGTGACGCTCCCGGAGCTCACCCGCGCCCTCGCGGAGACGGCCGGCGACGGGCGGGCGCTGCGGGTGGCCGGGCGCGAGGTGCGCAGCGTCGCGTTCATCCACTGCGTGGGGAGCCGCCAGGTCGAGGGACGGCACCCGGCGCAGCCCGACGGCAAGGTGAACGACTACTGCTCCAGGATCTGCTGCACGGCGGCGCTGCACGCGGCCGACGAGATCGCCCGGCGCTTCCCGGGGGTCCGGATCCTCGACGTCTACCGCGACATCCGGACGTACGGCCGCGGCCACGAGGCGATCTACGAGCGCGTCTCCCGTGCCGGGGCGCTGTTCTTCAGGCTCGCCGACGACGGGGATCCGACGATCGAGGCGGGCCGCGTCACCCTGCGCGACGTCCTCACCTGGAACGAGGAGGTCTCCTTCGCCGCCGATCTCGTGGTGCTGGTCACCGGCGTCGTCGCCCGCCCCATCCCGGCGCTCGTCGAGTCGCTCAAGCTCCCCCGCGGCGCGGATCGCTTCCTGCAGGAGGCGCACCCGAAGCTCCGGCCGGTCGAGATCCTGACCGCCGGGATCTTCCTCGCCGGGGCGTGCCAGGCGCCCATGGACCTCGTGGAGGCGATCACCGCCGGACAAGGGGCCGCCGCGAAGGCGTCGATCCTGCTCGGCCAAGACGAGATCCTGCTCGACCCGTTCGTCGCCGTGGTCGACGAGCCGCGCTGCGACGGGTGCGAGAAGTGCATCGCCGAGTGCGCCTACACAGGCGCGATCTTCATGAACGCCCGCCGCCGCGCGGAGGTGAACCCGGCGCTCTGCAAGGGCTGCGGCGCCTGCGTGCCCGCCTGCCCGCGCCGGGCGATCGACGTCGCCGGCTGGTCGCTCGCCCAGCTCGAGGCGATGGTCGACGCCATCGTGGAGGACGCGCCATGAGCATGTCTGCGACGACGAAGGCCGCGCTCGACGCGGCGAAGGCGAAGCGGGGGCCGACCCCGGCCGCGCTCCTCGAGCGGCAGAAGGAGACGACGCGGCTGCACCGGCGGATCCTCGAGGCGCTCGCAGAGGAGCGGACCGTGCCCGAGCTCGCGGAGGCGACCGGGATCGACGCCGCGGAGCTGATGTTCCACGTCAACGCCCTGCGCAAGTACGGCAAGGTGGAGGACGCCGGCAAGCGCGGCGACTACCTCACCTACCGGCGCAAGTGAGGTCCGCGATGCCGATCGAGGTGAAAACCGGGCTCATCGACGAGGCGTCGCGCTACGGCGCCTTCGACATCCGGGCGTGCTTCAACTGCGGCAACTGCACCGCGGTCTGCCCGCTCTCGGAGGAAGGGGCGTCGTTCCCCCGGCGGATGATCCGCCTGGGCCAGCTCGGCGCGAAGGACGCCGTCCTCCGGGCGCCGGAGCCGTGGCTCTGCTACTACTGCGGCGAGTGCTCCGAGACCTGCCCGCGGGAGGCCGAGCCCGGCGAGTACATGGCCTCGCTCCGCAGGCTCCAGATCGCGAGCCTCGATCCGACCGGCGTCGCGGGGCTCCAGTACCGCTCGCCCGCGATCGGGATCCTCCTGTCGATCGTCGTCGCGCTCGGCCTGGGCGCCCTCCTCGTCACCCGCCCGTCGGACGCGGGCGCCTTCCCGCGCTGGGCGTTCGGCGCGCTCGTCCCCTACGAGGCGGTGCACCTCGTCGGCCTCTTCGTGAGCGTCGCCCTGGGGGGGCTCATGCTCGTCGCCGTCGCCCGGTTCGCCTCCCGGATCGGCCTCGGCCGGGCGCTCCGCGGCGGAAACGTTCGCGCCGCGCTGCGCCGCCTCGCGCCCGAGCTCACGACGATGCGCCGCCAGCGGGAGTGCCGCACCGAGAGCGCGCCCCGCCCCCCTTTCCTGCTCGAGCCGCGCGTCGTCCACCTGTTCATCATGTGGGGGTTCCTGGCGCTCGCGCTCGCGACGGCGCTCGACTTCCTGTTCGTCTACGGGCTGGGCATGGAGATGTTCCTCCCGGCGCGGATCGTCGGGACGATCGGCGGCATCGCGATGCTCGCGGGCGTCGCGCTCGCCGTCGCCAAGCGCGCCAGCGGCAGGGAGAAGGCCTCGCGTCACACCCGCTTCGCCGACGGCTGGCTCCTGTTCTACCTGCTCGTGCTCGCGGTGACGGGCTTCTGGCTCGAGATCGTCGTCACGCTCGGCGTCCGCGGGGAGATCCACGACGCCGTCTTGCTGGTCCACGCCGTGATGGCGATGGAGCTCGTCCTGTTCGTGGGAGTGACCAAGCTGGCGCACGCCGTGTACCGGCCGCTGGCGCTGTTCGCGCACTTCGCGCGACAACCGGAAGGAGACGCATGAGCAACGACCTGGAGGCGCGCGTCAAGGAGCTCGAGGAGACGGTCGCGACGCTCAAGGCGAACGCGCCGGAGGACAAGCTGTCGATGGTCGTGATGAGCGGCGATCTCGACCACCTCCTCGCCGCGTTCATCATCGCCACGGGCGCGTCGGCGATGTTCGAGAAGGTGACCATGTTCTTCACGTTCTGGGCCACGCCGGCGCTCCGCGACCCCGCGAAGAAGCCGCCGCCCAAGGACTTCATGAGCCGCGTGTTCGGCTTCATGCTACCCAAGGGGTCGAAGAAGCTCGCGCTCTCGAACATGCACATGGCGGGCATGGGCACCAAGATGCTCAAGGGGCTCATGAAGAAGAAGAACGTGCTCAGCCTCGAGGAGCTCATCGCGCGCGCCGCGGACGCCGGCGTGCAGATCTACGTCTGCGAGATGAGCATGGCCCTCATGGGGTTCGCGAAGGAGGAGCTGATCGACTACCCGAACCTCAAGCTCGCCGGCGTCGCCACCTTCCTCGGCGAGGCGGGGGCGAGCAAGAGCACGCTGTTCATCTGACGTCCGCGCCCAGGAGCGCCACCCCCGCCTTGATCGCGAGCACCACGAGCGCGCCGATCGCCGCGGTGGTCGGGATCGTGAGCACCCACGCCCAGACGATGCTCCGCGCGAGCATCCAGCGCACCGCCGAGGGCCGCTTCGCCGCGCCGACGCCCATGATCGACGAGGAGATCACGTGGGTCGTGCTGACCGGCGCGCCGATCGCGGAGGCCGCGGCGATCACGACCGCGGCGCCGGTCTCGGCGGCGAAGCCGTTGATCGGCTGGAGCCGGATCATGTTGAGGCCCATCGTCTTGATGATCCGCCAGCCGCCCGCGGCGGTGCCGAACGCCATCGACACGGCGCACGCGATCATCACCCAGACCGGGACCTCGGCGGAGGCCGGGAGGATCCCGGATCCGATGAGCGCGAAGGTGATGATGCCCATCGACTTCTGCGCGTCGTTCATGCCGTGCGTGTAGGACACGAACGCGGCGGAGACGATCTGCAGCTTGGAGAACCAGCGATTCACGAACTGCGGCGAGGCCCACGAGAGCGCGAGGAAG carries:
- a CDS encoding response regulator transcription factor — encoded protein: MPMEKILVVEDEADLVELIRYNLAKEGFQVRDAGTGEAALRLATAEPFDVVLLDLMLPGIDGLEVCRRLKADPRTGRLPIIMVTAKGEDADVVAGLSLGADDYVAKPFSPKVLVARVRAVLRRIEAASGPQPEILVVGEISISKERREVLVRGRPAGLTTREFDLLALLAHRRGWVFTRGQIVDAVCGEDRDVTDRAVDVQIVGLRRKLGTAGKLVETVRGIGYRLKD
- a CDS encoding ATP-binding protein; the protein is MKKRRSLIWFLYPAFLAVVLATLIAAAWNVSGMIERWSLEQTEVSLEAEAWLFSAAAEQLLAPSREGELQRLCQGYGRRTGIRLTVVLPDGTVIADSEEDPARLESHADRPEIGTARAGRVGTAVRPSVTTKRDTFYVAVPIRADDGVRAVARAAVPMAQVHELYESELASMAAGGVIVLAFAAILAWLVALLLNRPLRRLRTGIDRFGAGELSHRLFVSGIEEYGALAEAMNRMAGQLEERVRTITEQRNELEAVLAGMAEAVIVVDADDRLVRMNRAAGLLFGVNPEGVRGKALYRVLRDPDLTNLLNKTRAGADVVEAEIAPRVTGERILQAHGTHLPDDRGRPAGALVVLHDVTRLKKLETMRREFVANVSHELRTPITSIKGFVETLKDGALADPENARKFLDIVARHADRLNAIIEDLLSLSRLEREAELGEIVREPARLRPILEAAIALCAPLARERKIRVDLDCDGALEARVNPALLEQAAVNLLDNALKFSGPETTTRVAARRDEASREIAIEIRDQGCGIPAEHIPRIFERFYRVDKARSRTHGGTGLGLAIVKHIAQVHDGFVNVDSEVGKGSGFTIRLPG
- a CDS encoding sulfurtransferase TusA family protein; the protein is MPDLKDVKAQKTVDARAMACPGPLLEAKKAIGGVAVGEVLEILSGDKGSREDIPAWCKKTGHEYMGVLERDGHDALFLRRKK
- a CDS encoding hydrogenase iron-sulfur subunit — translated: MHEKILLVTTNSSSYPGANTVGQARLQYSPDAYIIRVPDPVMLPESFYLDGFAKGLGGIIVMSSGSDCPYEGAYPRLAERINRVYVQMRERGIAAGRLKLTTICTVCKAAFLKEIDEMRKTLDGLEAGGAP
- a CDS encoding CoB--CoM heterodisulfide reductase iron-sulfur subunit A family protein, with the protein product MRADALVVGAGIAGLQAALDLADRGRKVVIVEREPSIGGRMINLSKVFPTLDCASCITTPRMAQAAHHEGITTLTFSEIEALRDVDGRFAATIVRKPRHVREADCIGCKRCEEACPIFLRDDFEHGLGAKKAISIPFTNAIPQLPVLDLEHCTLCGACARACPTDCIDYDQQPERLEVEVGAVIVASGYDLTPKDAKPQYGAGRFPNVITSLQAERLLAPHGPFGKALRPSDGKLPDNIAFVQCAGSRDASLGVPYCSRVCCMYAIKQAMLLSGSLPLADITIYYMDIRAFGKGYEQFFQNAKAMGISFVKAKVGRIREIEDHDLELRIERQEDASDPATARHDLVILSLGLAPSSPSALPICGIAAAEDGFALAPDAPLAPTRTTRRGVFAAGAATGPKDIVDTVVEASAAAAEVEAWLLESGWRA
- a CDS encoding CoB--CoM heterodisulfide reductase iron-sulfur subunit A family protein produces the protein MSEKKRPRVGVYVCHCGGNISDVVDVKKVAEALSSRGEVSVSREYAFMCSDAGQKLITEDLEAGRIDRAVVAACSPALHELTFRKVLERSSKNPFLFEHVNIREQASWVHKGEPAQATRKAIRLAKAGVAKVALQEPLDPIRVTATHRALVVGGGPSGLASALALGRAGIDVTLVERGPALGGRLAELGAVYPERREASDLVARLADAVATDPHIRVALETEVQSVGGYVGRFEAALSNGERVAAGALILATGADSYAPAKGELGYGEPGVVTLPELTRALAETAGDGRALRVAGREVRSVAFIHCVGSRQVEGRHPAQPDGKVNDYCSRICCTAALHAADEIARRFPGVRILDVYRDIRTYGRGHEAIYERVSRAGALFFRLADDGDPTIEAGRVTLRDVLTWNEEVSFAADLVVLVTGVVARPIPALVESLKLPRGADRFLQEAHPKLRPVEILTAGIFLAGACQAPMDLVEAITAGQGAAAKASILLGQDEILLDPFVAVVDEPRCDGCEKCIAECAYTGAIFMNARRRAEVNPALCKGCGACVPACPRRAIDVAGWSLAQLEAMVDAIVEDAP
- a CDS encoding transcriptional regulator translates to MSMSATTKAALDAAKAKRGPTPAALLERQKETTRLHRRILEALAEERTVPELAEATGIDAAELMFHVNALRKYGKVEDAGKRGDYLTYRRK
- a CDS encoding 4Fe-4S dicluster domain-containing protein, translating into MPIEVKTGLIDEASRYGAFDIRACFNCGNCTAVCPLSEEGASFPRRMIRLGQLGAKDAVLRAPEPWLCYYCGECSETCPREAEPGEYMASLRRLQIASLDPTGVAGLQYRSPAIGILLSIVVALGLGALLVTRPSDAGAFPRWAFGALVPYEAVHLVGLFVSVALGGLMLVAVARFASRIGLGRALRGGNVRAALRRLAPELTTMRRQRECRTESAPRPPFLLEPRVVHLFIMWGFLALALATALDFLFVYGLGMEMFLPARIVGTIGGIAMLAGVALAVAKRASGREKASRHTRFADGWLLFYLLVLAVTGFWLEIVVTLGVRGEIHDAVLLVHAVMAMELVLFVGVTKLAHAVYRPLALFAHFARQPEGDA
- a CDS encoding DsrE/DsrF/DrsH-like family protein, with translation MSNDLEARVKELEETVATLKANAPEDKLSMVVMSGDLDHLLAAFIIATGASAMFEKVTMFFTFWATPALRDPAKKPPPKDFMSRVFGFMLPKGSKKLALSNMHMAGMGTKMLKGLMKKKNVLSLEELIARAADAGVQIYVCEMSMALMGFAKEELIDYPNLKLAGVATFLGEAGASKSTLFI
- a CDS encoding inorganic phosphate transporter → MPDPGTLAILATVVVLALAFDFINGFHDTANSIATSVSTRVLSPRQAILMAAGLNFLGALMSHSVAKTISSGLIDAAMVPEYVVIATLVAAIAWNLITWYFGIPSSSSHALIGGLLGSSIAFTASLGIVKWHGVLEKVVVPLVTSPVVGLLLGFLFMKLLFLALSWASPQFVNRWFSKLQIVSAAFVSYTHGMNDAQKSMGIITFALIGSGILPASAEVPVWVMIACAVSMAFGTAAGGWRIIKTMGLNMIRLQPINGFAAETGAAVVIAAASAIGAPVSTTHVISSSIMGVGAAKRPSAVRWMLARSIVWAWVLTIPTTAAIGALVVLAIKAGVALLGADVR